The genomic region GGGATAGATAGTAAAAAGGCTGAACAAAAATTCGGATTTTTATTACGTGCTTTAAAATATGGAGCTCCACCCCATGGAGGGATTGCCTTTGGCCTGGATAGGATGGTTATGCTGTTAGCCGGAGCTTCCTCTATTAGAGAAGTGATTGCCTTTCCCAAGACCCAAAAGGCTACCTGTCTTTTAACTGATGCTCCGTCTGAAGTAGATCAAAAACAATTGCAAGAGTTGTATATAAAATTAAATTTATCCTAATAATACTTTTTCTTCTCTCGATACTTGATTCTTGTTTTTCTTAATCTGTATCTTTACTGGATACTATCTTTTCTTAGTCTTTCTGTAATTGGTGCATCGGCAAATTGATAAATCGGTCAATTATATTATACTCTATCTTGAATTTAATACTAACGACTATTGACTAACGACTAACGACTAATTTAAATTGAAAGATACCATAAAGTGTGCTATTATAAAGACAAAGAAAATAAATAAATCACCCTGCTGTGCTCGTGCTGGCTGATTAAGTTTTGAACCAACACTATATAAAGAGGGATCGAACTCTAAATGTAGAATGTATGCCTAAGGTAAGTCTCCCTCCACCGGAGGAAAGGCAAATACCTAACGTTAACTTTTTTGTTGACGCGGAAACGTGAAGCATTTGGGTAGATGCCCACCTGTTTAGGAACAGGTACAAAACCTAACACACACGACATAGCGGGGTTTTATAATTTATTTATGATTATATAAACGTTTATTATCAATAAGCGACGAACAATATCAAATTATCGATAAAATTTTGACAAAAATAATAAATCACTATATTATAATAAAAATTATGAACAAAGAGGAAATACGAAGGGACACACTAAAAAAAAGACTTTCCCAATCTACTGAAGATGTCAGGGAAAAAAGTCAAAAAATATTATTAAATCTATCCCAGACAATAGAGTATAAAAATTCCCAAAATATTCTGTTTTATGCTGCCACTAAAAGCGAAGTGCAAACGGAAGAAATAATTAAAATGTCTATTAAGATGGGTAAAAATGTTTTTATTCCAATTATCTTACCAGAATACCCTGACTTAATCCCTTCAAAAATATATGATTTTGATGTTGAATTAGAAAAAGGCAGTAAGGGGATTTTACAGCCAAAAAAAGAATACCAAAGATTATGCCCGCCAGAAGATCTTGATTTAATAATAGTCCCCGGAGTGGCTTTTGATTCGCAGGGTAATAGAATTGGTAGAGGATTGGGATATTATGATAATTTTTTAAAAAAAGTTCGATCTTCTGTTAAAATAATTGCTTTAGCCTTTGAAATACAGATAGTTAAAAAAATAATCTCCGATAAAAATGATATACCGGTTCATAAAATAATTACCGAGAAAAGAATAATTAATAGTATATAGTCTATAG from Candidatus Atribacteria bacterium harbors:
- a CDS encoding 5-formyltetrahydrofolate cyclo-ligase, which produces MNKEEIRRDTLKKRLSQSTEDVREKSQKILLNLSQTIEYKNSQNILFYAATKSEVQTEEIIKMSIKMGKNVFIPIILPEYPDLIPSKIYDFDVELEKGSKGILQPKKEYQRLCPPEDLDLIIVPGVAFDSQGNRIGRGLGYYDNFLKKVRSSVKIIALAFEIQIVKKIISDKNDIPVHKIITEKRIINSI